The following proteins are encoded in a genomic region of Paraburkholderia sp. BL23I1N1:
- a CDS encoding CaiB/BaiF CoA-transferase family protein has product MTSFASTSASSASSAPAASAEQAGALPLAGIRVVELSHMVMGPTCGMILGDLGAEVIKVEPPRGDGTRRLLGTGAGFFRTFNRNKKSVALDLDSEAGLAALHKLVDTADVFVENFKPGRMASLGLDYASLRERNPRLIYVSHKGFLNGPYEHRLALDEVVQMMAGLAYMTGPVGRPLRAGSSVNDIMGGMFGAIGVLAALHERHTSGRGKEVQSALFENCVLLSAQHMQQFAATGVPAAPMPERISAWAVYDVFRLANDEQMFIAATGDGQWRALCAILGRADLLADPRLATNNDRVLAREWLLQTLGETLSRFEGAALAPLFERDHIPFASITKPEDLFDDPHLNESGGLARLTLDDGSETAMPLLPISMDGARLQPRQPIAKIGEHTTDVLRGLGYDEAQITALGGDVASVPREAA; this is encoded by the coding sequence ATGACTTCATTTGCTTCTACGTCTGCCTCTTCGGCTTCCTCCGCACCTGCTGCTTCGGCGGAGCAAGCGGGTGCGTTGCCGCTCGCGGGGATTCGCGTAGTCGAGCTATCGCATATGGTGATGGGGCCGACATGCGGGATGATTCTTGGCGACCTCGGCGCCGAAGTCATCAAGGTCGAGCCACCGCGCGGCGACGGTACGCGCCGTTTGCTCGGCACCGGTGCAGGCTTTTTCCGCACCTTCAATCGCAACAAGAAGAGTGTCGCACTCGACCTCGATAGCGAAGCAGGACTGGCCGCGCTGCACAAGCTGGTCGATACCGCGGATGTATTCGTCGAGAACTTCAAGCCGGGCCGCATGGCGAGCCTGGGTCTCGATTACGCGTCGCTGCGCGAACGCAATCCCAGGCTGATCTACGTCTCGCACAAAGGCTTTCTGAACGGTCCGTACGAACACCGTCTCGCTCTGGACGAAGTCGTGCAGATGATGGCTGGCCTCGCTTACATGACCGGACCGGTGGGCCGTCCGTTGCGTGCGGGCAGTTCCGTCAACGACATCATGGGCGGCATGTTCGGCGCGATCGGCGTGCTTGCCGCGTTGCACGAACGGCATACGAGCGGACGCGGCAAGGAAGTGCAGAGCGCGCTGTTCGAAAACTGCGTGCTGCTTTCCGCGCAGCATATGCAGCAGTTCGCCGCGACCGGCGTGCCTGCTGCGCCGATGCCCGAGCGCATCAGCGCATGGGCCGTCTACGACGTATTCCGGCTTGCCAACGACGAACAGATGTTTATCGCCGCGACCGGCGACGGACAATGGCGCGCGCTGTGCGCGATTCTCGGCCGCGCCGACCTGCTGGCCGATCCGCGCCTCGCGACCAACAACGACCGCGTGCTGGCGCGCGAGTGGTTGCTGCAGACGCTTGGCGAAACCTTGAGCCGTTTCGAAGGCGCGGCGCTCGCGCCGCTGTTCGAACGCGACCACATTCCCTTCGCGTCGATCACGAAACCCGAGGACCTGTTCGACGATCCGCATCTGAACGAGAGCGGAGGCCTTGCGCGATTGACGCTCGACGACGGAAGCGAAACCGCGATGCCCTTGCTGCCGATTTCGATGGACGGTGCGCGTCTGCAACCGCGTCAGCCGATCGCAAAGATCGGTGAGCACACTACCGATGTGCTGCGCGGTCTGGGCTACGACGAAGCGCAGATCACGGCGTTGGGCGGCGATGTGGCGAGCGTGCCGCGAGAAGCTGCGTAA
- a CDS encoding TAXI family TRAP transporter solute-binding subunit: MKPATGRKRPPRLVARFVAISWRDLAVSFGPILLIAAAAIWVAVRLIQPAPPNTLTISAGPEGSTFWNAAQKYKAILARNRITLNVLPSEGSLQNLKRLSDPKSNVDVAFVQDGVAPGPASEGLMSLGSVAYVPLAIFYHGPTVARLSEFKGLRLAVGAEGSGTRELALALLKANGIEPGGPTKLLPLSGDAAAQALVAGKVDAAFLAGDSAQPAVMGKLYRTPNVQFYDFTQADAYTRRFPYLTQLEMPMGAFDLGKNLPSAPIHMVAPTAELVARDSLHPALSDLLIEAAREVHGKANVMQRAGEFPAPLAHDFPISDDAARYYKSGKSFLYRILPFWLASLADRLLVVVVPLIVLLIPALRVVPSLYAWRVKSRIYRWYGALIAIERSALSEHSAAERTSLIERLDSIEESVNGLKMPLAYADQFYVLREHIGFVRRRLAHSRDAQRDEAGESDESGESDDGPEPGSTSAEPATADPKPY, from the coding sequence ATGAAGCCAGCCACCGGCCGCAAACGCCCTCCCCGTCTCGTCGCCCGTTTCGTGGCGATCTCCTGGCGCGATCTGGCGGTCTCGTTCGGGCCGATCCTGCTGATCGCCGCCGCGGCAATCTGGGTCGCCGTGCGCCTGATCCAGCCCGCTCCGCCCAATACGCTGACGATCAGCGCCGGACCTGAAGGCAGCACCTTCTGGAATGCCGCGCAGAAGTACAAGGCGATTCTGGCGCGCAACCGTATCACTCTGAACGTATTGCCCTCGGAAGGCTCGCTGCAGAATCTCAAGCGGCTCTCCGACCCGAAGTCGAACGTGGACGTTGCTTTCGTGCAGGACGGCGTCGCGCCCGGCCCGGCAAGCGAGGGGCTGATGTCGCTCGGCAGCGTGGCCTATGTGCCGCTGGCGATCTTCTATCACGGGCCGACGGTCGCGCGGCTCTCCGAGTTCAAGGGCTTGCGCCTCGCGGTCGGCGCCGAGGGCAGTGGCACGCGCGAACTGGCGCTCGCGCTGCTCAAGGCCAACGGCATCGAGCCGGGCGGACCGACCAAACTGCTGCCGCTCTCGGGTGACGCCGCCGCCCAGGCACTCGTCGCCGGCAAAGTCGACGCGGCTTTTCTGGCCGGCGATTCGGCGCAGCCGGCGGTGATGGGCAAGCTCTATCGCACGCCGAATGTGCAGTTCTACGACTTCACGCAGGCCGATGCCTACACCCGCCGCTTTCCGTATCTAACGCAGCTCGAGATGCCGATGGGCGCGTTCGACCTCGGCAAGAACCTGCCGTCCGCGCCGATTCATATGGTGGCGCCGACCGCCGAACTGGTGGCGCGCGATTCGCTGCACCCCGCGCTATCCGATCTGCTGATCGAAGCGGCGCGCGAGGTCCACGGCAAGGCGAACGTCATGCAACGCGCCGGCGAATTCCCCGCGCCGCTCGCCCACGATTTTCCGATCAGCGACGACGCCGCCCGTTACTACAAGTCCGGCAAGAGCTTCCTCTACCGGATCCTGCCGTTCTGGCTGGCGAGTCTCGCAGACCGGCTGCTGGTGGTCGTGGTGCCGCTGATCGTGCTGCTGATTCCGGCCCTGCGCGTGGTGCCGTCGCTGTATGCGTGGCGGGTGAAATCGCGCATCTACCGCTGGTACGGCGCGCTGATCGCAATCGAGCGAAGCGCGCTCAGCGAGCATTCCGCCGCCGAACGCACCTCGCTGATCGAGCGGCTCGATTCGATCGAAGAATCGGTAAACGGGCTGAAAATGCCGCTCGCCTACGCAGATCAGTTCTATGTGCTGCGCGAGCATATCGGCTTTGTTCGCCGGCGGCTCGCCCATAGCCGCGACGCTCAGCGCGACGAAGCGGGTGAGTCGGACGAATCGGGTGAATCGGACGACGGGCCCGAGCCGGGTTCGACGTCCGCCGAGCCGGCCACCGCGGACCCGAAGCCATATTGA
- a CDS encoding LysE family translocator, translating to MSTASLFVTSAGVGLAIAAPVGPMGMLCIRRTLTGGPRAGLAIGFGIATGDAVYGLIAALGLVGISQFMLAYDRPLHLLAGLFLLYLGVRTLLQKAPADANGNGNGNGNGSSDANGKLAQVGRAGALRAYASSLLLTLTNPQTVIMFAALFTTLAPRGAFSSSIALTTVGGVFCGSIAWWCFLVTVVSLARHAIGSKLRVAIDRVVGITLAAFGIVEIRRAL from the coding sequence ATGTCCACCGCCAGTCTCTTCGTCACCTCCGCCGGTGTCGGCCTCGCGATTGCCGCACCGGTCGGCCCGATGGGCATGTTGTGCATTCGCCGCACGCTGACGGGCGGTCCGCGCGCGGGGCTCGCAATCGGCTTCGGCATTGCGACCGGCGATGCGGTTTATGGCCTGATCGCGGCACTCGGCCTGGTCGGCATTTCGCAGTTCATGCTCGCCTACGACCGGCCCTTGCATCTGCTCGCCGGTCTGTTCCTGCTGTATCTCGGCGTGCGTACCTTGCTGCAGAAAGCGCCCGCCGACGCTAACGGGAACGGGAACGGGAACGGCAATGGCAGCAGCGACGCCAATGGCAAGCTCGCGCAGGTGGGCCGCGCGGGCGCGCTGCGCGCGTACGCGAGTTCGTTGCTGCTTACGCTGACCAACCCGCAAACCGTCATCATGTTCGCCGCGCTGTTCACGACGCTCGCGCCGCGTGGGGCGTTTTCGTCGAGCATCGCATTGACCACGGTCGGTGGCGTGTTTTGCGGCTCGATCGCGTGGTGGTGTTTCCTCGTGACCGTGGTGTCGCTCGCGCGTCATGCGATCGGCAGCAAGTTGCGCGTGGCGATCGACCGGGTCGTCGGAATCACGCTGGCGGCGTTCGGTATCGTCGAGATTCGCCGCGCGCTTTGA
- a CDS encoding SDR family NAD(P)-dependent oxidoreductase, whose amino-acid sequence MSRSAGRLEGKTAIVSGGATGAGGAASLLFAQEGAQVAVVDINTDAGEEVVTRIRAAGGTAELFAADVSKRAPVDAAVANIMARFGRIDVLFNHAGSIVVKPFIDTTDEDYDWLMNVNVKSMFMMTRAVLPHMLAAGGGSIVCTASISSVAATPLEVLYCTTKGACAMFARSIAVEYRDRGIRCNAVCPGFIDTPHGRREISALAKYGFDASEAALSVQQGRLCAPEEVARAALFLASDDASFVNGAHLYVDNCFTAA is encoded by the coding sequence ATGAGCAGATCGGCAGGCAGGCTGGAAGGCAAGACCGCAATCGTGTCAGGCGGTGCAACCGGCGCGGGCGGCGCGGCGTCGCTGCTATTCGCGCAGGAAGGCGCGCAGGTCGCCGTGGTCGATATCAATACCGACGCGGGCGAGGAAGTCGTGACGCGCATTCGCGCGGCAGGCGGCACGGCCGAACTGTTTGCCGCCGATGTGTCGAAGCGCGCACCGGTGGACGCCGCCGTGGCGAACATCATGGCGCGCTTTGGACGTATCGACGTGCTGTTCAACCACGCCGGCAGCATCGTCGTGAAGCCGTTCATCGATACCACCGACGAAGACTACGACTGGCTCATGAACGTCAACGTAAAAAGCATGTTCATGATGACGCGCGCGGTGCTGCCGCACATGCTCGCCGCGGGCGGTGGGTCGATCGTGTGCACGGCGTCGATTTCGTCGGTGGCGGCCACGCCGCTCGAAGTGCTGTACTGCACGACCAAAGGCGCGTGCGCCATGTTCGCGCGGTCGATTGCCGTCGAGTATCGCGACCGTGGCATTCGCTGCAATGCCGTGTGCCCCGGCTTCATCGATACGCCGCACGGGCGGCGCGAAATCAGCGCGCTCGCCAAGTATGGTTTTGATGCAAGCGAGGCGGCGCTGTCGGTGCAGCAGGGCCGTCTGTGCGCGCCGGAAGAAGTCGCGCGCGCCGCGCTCTTTCTCGCCAGCGACGACGCCAGTTTCGTCAACGGCGCGCACCTGTACGTGGATAACTGCTTTACGGCCGCGTGA
- a CDS encoding MFS transporter, translating into MKSSNQSMYATAVGDAGALGGLPSGAGASAGGRAEEIALDGARISARLDRLPATRSIWQLVMLLSLGLFFELYDLMFSGYIAPGLVRSGILTATTHGLFGTSGVASFIAALFAGLFIGTAACGFLADRFGRRAIFTWSLLWYTAANVIMAFQDTALGLNLWRFIAGIGIGVEIVTIGTYISELVPKHVRGRASAFSQAVGFCAVPIVAFLSYLLVPHRYFGLDGWRLVVLTGVVGAIVVWWIRLRLPESPRWLAQKGRIEEADAVMTRLEARVEREYGRPLPEPALPEPVRARAAFRDLLVPPYRRRTLMLIIFHVFQTMGYYGFANWIPTLLIKQGITVTTSLMYASIIAIAAPLGPLLGMLIADRFERKTVIICMAAVNVVCGLLFSQARETVLLVSLGVCLVLAGNIISYSYHAYQAELFPTSIRARAVGFVYSWSRISAMFSAFVIAGCLSRFGVNGVFVFISGAMVIVMLAIGTLGPKTRDVALEDISK; encoded by the coding sequence ATGAAATCGTCGAATCAATCGATGTATGCGACAGCGGTGGGCGATGCCGGCGCGCTCGGTGGTTTGCCCTCAGGCGCAGGCGCGTCGGCGGGTGGCCGCGCTGAAGAGATCGCGCTGGATGGTGCGCGCATTTCCGCGCGCCTCGACCGTTTGCCTGCCACGCGTTCGATCTGGCAACTGGTGATGCTATTGAGCCTCGGCCTCTTCTTCGAACTGTACGACCTGATGTTTTCCGGCTACATCGCGCCGGGCCTCGTGCGCAGCGGCATCCTCACCGCGACGACGCATGGCTTGTTCGGCACCAGCGGCGTGGCGAGTTTCATCGCGGCGTTATTCGCAGGGCTGTTTATCGGCACGGCAGCATGCGGATTTCTCGCCGACCGTTTCGGGCGGCGTGCGATCTTCACATGGTCGCTGCTGTGGTACACGGCGGCCAACGTCATCATGGCGTTCCAGGACACGGCGCTTGGGCTCAATCTCTGGCGCTTCATCGCGGGGATCGGCATTGGCGTGGAGATCGTGACGATCGGAACGTACATCTCCGAGCTCGTGCCGAAGCATGTGCGCGGCCGCGCGTCGGCGTTTTCGCAGGCGGTCGGATTCTGCGCGGTGCCGATCGTTGCGTTTCTATCGTACTTGCTGGTGCCGCACCGTTACTTCGGTCTCGACGGCTGGCGTCTGGTCGTGCTGACCGGTGTAGTGGGTGCAATTGTGGTGTGGTGGATTCGTCTGCGTTTGCCGGAGAGCCCACGCTGGCTCGCGCAGAAAGGCCGTATCGAGGAAGCCGACGCGGTGATGACGCGACTCGAAGCGCGCGTCGAACGGGAATATGGACGCCCCTTGCCGGAGCCGGCCTTGCCCGAACCGGTGCGTGCGCGCGCGGCGTTTCGCGATCTGCTGGTGCCGCCGTATCGCAGACGCACGCTGATGCTGATCATTTTTCACGTGTTCCAGACGATGGGTTATTACGGCTTCGCGAACTGGATTCCGACGTTGCTGATCAAACAGGGCATAACGGTCACGACGAGTTTGATGTACGCGAGCATCATTGCAATTGCTGCGCCGCTTGGGCCGTTGCTGGGAATGCTGATTGCCGACCGCTTCGAGCGTAAGACGGTGATTATCTGCATGGCGGCGGTGAATGTGGTGTGCGGGTTACTGTTCAGCCAGGCGCGGGAGACGGTGTTGCTCGTGAGTTTGGGTGTGTGCCTTGTGCTGGCGGGCAACATCATTTCGTATAGCTACCACGCATATCAGGCCGAGCTGTTTCCGACGAGTATTCGGGCGAGGGCGGTGGGATTTGTTTATTCGTGGAGCCGGATTTCGGCGATGTTTTCCGCGTTTGTGATTGCGGGGTGTTTGAGCCGCTTTGGCGTGAACGGGGTGTTCGTGTTTATTTCGGGCGCGATGGTGATCGTCATGCTGGCGATCGGGACGCTTGGGCCGAAGACGCGGGATGTCGCGTTGGAGGATATTTCGAAGTAG
- a CDS encoding sulfite exporter TauE/SafE family protein, whose amino-acid sequence MSLPHIDLLYSVSGLFVGFLVGLTGVGGGSLMTPILVLLFNVHPATAVGTDLLYAAATKATGTLVHGLKGSVDWQITLRLAAGSVPAATLTLILLHRYGMDTPGTSRLIQIVLGVALLVTAVALVFRPQLAALGARHQRAPRQSRTLALTMLTGAVLGVLVSLTSVGAGAIGVTVLLLLYPLLPTTRIVGSDIAHAVPLTLLAGAGHWLLGSVDWPMLLSLLVGSLPGIAVGSYLSSRAPDALLRNVLAATLTLVGVRLVLA is encoded by the coding sequence ATGTCTCTTCCCCACATCGATCTGCTGTACTCCGTCTCCGGCCTGTTTGTCGGCTTTCTGGTCGGACTGACGGGCGTCGGCGGCGGCTCGCTGATGACGCCGATCCTGGTTCTGCTGTTCAACGTGCATCCGGCCACCGCGGTCGGCACCGATCTGCTGTACGCAGCCGCCACCAAGGCGACCGGCACGCTGGTGCACGGTCTGAAAGGCTCCGTCGACTGGCAGATCACCTTGCGTCTCGCAGCGGGCAGCGTGCCGGCCGCGACCCTCACCTTGATCCTGCTGCATCGATATGGGATGGACACGCCGGGCACGAGCCGGCTGATCCAGATCGTGCTCGGCGTCGCGCTGCTGGTGACCGCCGTGGCGCTGGTCTTCCGCCCGCAACTCGCGGCGCTCGGCGCGCGCCACCAGCGCGCGCCCAGGCAAAGCCGCACGCTCGCGCTCACCATGCTGACCGGCGCAGTGCTGGGCGTGCTGGTGTCGCTGACGTCGGTGGGCGCGGGCGCCATCGGCGTGACCGTGTTGTTGCTGCTGTATCCGTTGCTGCCGACCACCCGCATCGTCGGCTCCGATATCGCGCATGCGGTGCCGCTCACGCTGCTGGCGGGCGCGGGTCATTGGCTACTGGGTTCGGTCGACTGGCCGATGCTGCTGTCGCTGCTGGTGGGGTCGTTGCCGGGCATCGCGGTCGGCAGTTATCTGTCGTCGCGCGCGCCGGACGCCCTGCTGCGCAACGTACTCGCCGCGACGCTCACGCTGGTTGGCGTGCGCCTCGTGCTGGCATGA
- a CDS encoding BON domain-containing protein — MKSVGFLKTLGSVVAMVVACNVYAQASDATATGTTAAPAANTKAVKKANSQLGRKVRSALAKAQGVDVSNIAVRARGGAVTLTGSVPDQGQIDAAGEAAKGVAGVTSVSNKLTVVQQ; from the coding sequence ATGAAATCGGTCGGTTTTCTGAAAACGCTGGGTTCGGTCGTGGCAATGGTGGTGGCGTGCAATGTGTACGCTCAGGCAAGCGATGCAACGGCGACCGGCACGACCGCAGCGCCGGCTGCCAACACCAAGGCCGTCAAGAAGGCCAATAGCCAGCTGGGTCGCAAGGTGCGCAGCGCGCTCGCCAAGGCGCAAGGTGTCGACGTCTCGAACATCGCCGTGCGTGCTCGCGGCGGCGCGGTGACCCTGACGGGCTCGGTGCCTGACCAAGGCCAGATCGACGCTGCCGGCGAAGCGGCCAAGGGCGTTGCCGGCGTGACGTCGGTGTCGAACAAGCTGACCGTGGTTCAACAGTAA
- a CDS encoding LysR substrate-binding domain-containing protein: MWQIDQVTLRLFIAVCEEGTIARAAEREFIAPSAVSKRLADLEALVDVALLSRSQRGVRATAAGEALLKHARLIMRGHERLQAELSEYAAGARGHVRVLANVSSMVEFLPEALSVFLKANAQIRVDVEERVSAEIVRGLEEGVADLGICRDVVPMGSLDVLQYRADHLALIVPRDHPLAGEAAVGFEQTLAFDHLGLASNASVNALMQRIAVEKGSELNYRTYVSTFDAAFRFIQAGLAVAILPSEALPKHAADEYGIVAVPLREAWAERRFVICMRDRKALTLTAAHLLDHLLRST; the protein is encoded by the coding sequence ATGTGGCAAATCGATCAGGTGACATTGCGCTTGTTCATCGCCGTCTGCGAGGAAGGCACGATCGCGCGTGCGGCCGAGCGCGAGTTCATCGCGCCTTCCGCGGTCAGCAAGCGGCTCGCGGATCTGGAAGCGCTGGTCGACGTCGCGCTGCTCTCGCGCAGCCAGCGCGGCGTGCGCGCGACCGCCGCCGGCGAGGCGTTGCTCAAGCACGCGCGGCTCATCATGCGCGGCCACGAACGGCTGCAGGCGGAACTCAGCGAATACGCGGCCGGCGCACGCGGCCATGTGCGGGTGCTGGCGAACGTGTCGTCGATGGTCGAGTTTCTGCCCGAGGCGCTGTCGGTGTTTCTGAAGGCCAATGCGCAGATTCGTGTCGACGTCGAAGAGCGCGTCAGCGCCGAGATCGTGCGCGGTCTCGAAGAGGGTGTGGCCGACCTCGGCATTTGCCGCGATGTGGTGCCGATGGGCAGTCTCGATGTATTGCAGTATCGCGCGGACCATCTCGCGCTGATCGTTCCGCGGGATCATCCGCTGGCCGGTGAGGCCGCCGTCGGCTTTGAGCAGACCCTGGCGTTCGACCATCTTGGGCTCGCATCGAACGCGTCGGTGAACGCGCTGATGCAGCGCATTGCGGTCGAAAAAGGCAGCGAGCTCAACTATCGAACCTATGTCTCGACCTTCGACGCCGCCTTTCGTTTTATCCAGGCGGGCCTTGCCGTGGCGATCCTGCCGAGCGAGGCGCTGCCAAAGCATGCAGCGGACGAATACGGCATCGTCGCCGTGCCGTTGCGCGAGGCGTGGGCAGAGCGGCGCTTCGTGATCTGCATGCGCGATCGTAAGGCGCTGACGCTGACGGCAGCGCATCTGCTCGACCACTTGCTGCGCTCGACCTGA
- a CDS encoding helix-turn-helix domain-containing protein: MQPVNQTSAVEIHCCRNIDEQAMLLDAWNQSYCQISRGAFDGSVSSFAAGGVRVLVERLNRTVYQRGQVARSKLAVGIPFQLEGHALLCGQTSHRDGLHVFSGDGGFEFLSPDKHVVVNLEIEPGAIDDDLVRSQLDEITPLLGAKPGVLNIDPVRLQGFREVLKQLLDAVAATPTLLDDVGVAASFEKSVIFGLAEAFQSRQDADPHGNVEARTARNWQLVRGVREVVEESPDCPLSVAELCARFRASRRTLQYAFEDSLGVNPSAYMRAVRLDHVRRELQSAGSVTEVATRWGFWHFGNFSNEYRGQFGELPSETWRRGKGR, translated from the coding sequence ATGCAGCCGGTCAATCAGACAAGCGCCGTCGAGATTCACTGTTGCCGGAACATTGACGAGCAGGCGATGTTGCTCGACGCGTGGAATCAGAGCTATTGCCAGATTTCGCGCGGCGCCTTCGACGGCTCGGTGAGTTCGTTCGCCGCGGGCGGCGTGCGGGTGTTGGTGGAACGCCTGAACCGCACGGTCTATCAACGCGGTCAGGTGGCACGATCAAAGCTGGCCGTGGGCATTCCATTTCAACTGGAAGGGCATGCACTGCTGTGCGGACAGACGAGCCATCGTGACGGTCTGCACGTGTTTTCCGGCGATGGCGGGTTCGAGTTCTTATCGCCCGACAAGCACGTCGTGGTGAATCTGGAGATTGAGCCTGGCGCGATCGACGATGACCTGGTGCGATCGCAACTCGATGAAATTACGCCGCTGCTGGGCGCGAAGCCTGGCGTATTGAACATCGATCCTGTGAGGTTGCAGGGCTTTCGCGAAGTGCTCAAGCAGTTACTCGACGCGGTGGCTGCGACGCCGACTTTGCTCGATGACGTGGGGGTGGCGGCGTCGTTCGAGAAATCGGTGATATTCGGTCTTGCCGAGGCATTTCAGAGCAGGCAGGATGCGGACCCGCACGGGAATGTCGAAGCGCGTACCGCGCGGAACTGGCAACTCGTGCGTGGCGTTCGCGAGGTTGTGGAAGAGTCGCCGGATTGTCCGCTGTCAGTGGCGGAGTTATGTGCGCGGTTTCGCGCGAGTCGGCGAACGTTGCAGTATGCGTTTGAGGACTCCCTCGGGGTGAATCCGTCGGCTTATATGCGTGCGGTCCGGCTTGATCATGTGCGACGTGAATTGCAAAGTGCCGGGTCGGTTACCGAGGTCGCTACGCGGTGGGGGTTTTGGCATTTCGGGAATTTCTCGAATGAGTATCGCGGGCAGTTTGGGGAGTTGCCGTCGGAGACCTGGCGGAGGGGGAAGGGGCGGTAA
- a CDS encoding hydroxymethylglutaryl-CoA lyase: protein MSDTQERVVVTEVGMRDGLQSIARTMPTEFKRRWIDTAYAAGVRHMEVASFVPAKLLPQMADADEVIAHALTYDDLIVTALVPNLRGAQRALECGVHRIVAPISVSTAHSFANVRKTPAEMIESFAAMRELIDDAAGESASAGTRRVELIAGLSTVFGCTLQGAVPYADIAAIARAALQAGADVIALGDTTGEATPRQVGEIIDLVREVAGNKLRSLHFHDTRGLGLANTLIALQHGIREFDASLAGLGGCPHAPGATGNVNTEDLVFMLDSMGYDTGIDLARLIASRDVLAEALPGEPLYGYLARAGLPKQFGASAQHQRQRIDPSESQVLQ, encoded by the coding sequence ATGAGCGACACCCAGGAACGCGTTGTCGTGACCGAAGTCGGCATGCGCGACGGCTTGCAAAGCATCGCGCGCACGATGCCCACCGAGTTCAAACGGCGCTGGATCGACACCGCTTATGCCGCCGGCGTGCGGCATATGGAAGTCGCGTCGTTCGTGCCGGCAAAGCTGCTGCCGCAAATGGCGGATGCCGACGAAGTGATCGCCCACGCGCTCACTTACGACGATCTGATCGTGACGGCGTTGGTGCCGAATCTGAGGGGCGCGCAACGTGCGCTCGAGTGCGGCGTGCATCGGATCGTCGCGCCGATTTCGGTGAGCACGGCGCATAGCTTCGCCAATGTTCGCAAGACGCCTGCCGAGATGATCGAGTCGTTTGCCGCGATGCGCGAGCTGATCGATGACGCGGCTGGTGAAAGCGCTAGTGCTGGCACGCGGCGCGTCGAATTGATCGCCGGATTGTCGACGGTGTTCGGTTGCACACTGCAAGGCGCGGTGCCTTATGCCGATATTGCCGCGATTGCGCGCGCCGCGTTGCAGGCGGGCGCCGATGTCATCGCGCTCGGCGACACCACCGGTGAAGCGACGCCGCGCCAGGTCGGCGAAATTATCGACCTGGTGCGAGAGGTCGCGGGCAACAAGCTGCGCTCGCTTCATTTCCACGACACGCGTGGCCTTGGTCTCGCGAATACGTTGATCGCGCTGCAGCACGGCATCCGTGAATTCGACGCCTCGCTGGCCGGCCTCGGCGGCTGTCCGCATGCGCCGGGGGCGACCGGCAACGTGAACACCGAAGACCTCGTATTCATGCTCGACAGCATGGGCTACGACACCGGCATCGACCTCGCCAGGCTCATCGCGTCGCGCGACGTGCTCGCTGAGGCGCTGCCCGGCGAACCGCTGTACGGCTATCTGGCGCGGGCCGGTTTGCCGAAGCAGTTCGGTGCCTCCGCTCAACATCAACGTCAACGTATTGACCCTTCCGAATCACAGGTGCTGCAATGA